Below is a genomic region from Labeo rohita strain BAU-BD-2019 unplaced genomic scaffold, IGBB_LRoh.1.0 scaffold_1628, whole genome shotgun sequence.
AATGAATATTCACTTCGATTTTAGTCTATACTTCACATAAAGCTATTGTATAACTTCAAAACTCTTGGAATATAATGAAAGTTTTACAGACTACTTTATAGTACTTTTTCTGTCATTTCGGGGCTTTACAGCCCCAGCCCCCAAtctcaaatcacctttattatggaaaagagaccaaaaaaacaaaacaagatgaGGCAGGttagtaaattatgacaattttcatttttggatgaattttCCCCTTAAAATGAAGTTGAAGATCCTTAAGTAGCTGCATTTATACAAAAGTGCTTAAATAATGCACTTTgtaagaatgtgtgtgtgtgtgtgtgtgagtgtgtgaaaaagagggagagagacagacatGGATAGagacactcttaaaaataaaggtgcttcacgatgccatagaagaaccttttttgtctaagtggttccataaagaaccgttaacatctgaagaacctttctgctTTACagaaggttctttgtggcaaaagaaggttcttcagattataaaaaggtaagaaagagatggttatTTAAAGAagctttgactgaatggttctttgtggaactaaaaatggttcttctatggcatcactgtgaacatgtaaaaatatatgtgaaATGTCTTGATATTCAGAGCATGTCACATCTAATGTTCTGCAGGTTTCACTGAGTATCACACAAACTCTGAAAAAACACAATCCTCAGGTGAATGGCAAGTTTTatagcaatatattttaaatattgcactCCTTCCACCTCATAATTTAGATGGTATTTACTGcctgctctaaaatttcttacTGTATTAGAATCAGAAAAAAGCACTTAACTATTTGAACAACTACAATTTCTACAGAAATCAGCTCAGTGATTCTCAAATATAAGAAGCAGATCTGCAGTGAATACCAGTATGTGACAGAGTATAACTCACTGCCTGGTGAATATGTGCTGCTGTCTGAGCGCTTCACACAACCTCTGATCCTTCAGAGACACAGAGAtcaaaaagagagagaagaagagATCTGCTCCAGTGGAGAAAGCTTTCAGCAGGTCCTCAACTCCAGGAACAGTCATAAATCTTCCTATTTTAGCTCTCTGTTCAACCCAGGTGACCACAGAATCAGCCCCAGTGCTATTATACTGCAAGGAAATTCAGGGAATGGGAAAACTTTAACTGTGCAGAAGATCATGCTGGACTGGGCGTCTGGTGACCTCTACAAAGAGCGGTTTGATATTGTGTTCCATTTAAAGTGTAAagaaataaactgcatttatggCAAAAAGAGTTTGGTGGAGATCTTGAGCTACAGCTGCAGTTTAACATCAGACGAGATCTCACAGATTCTACAGCAGTCACCAGAGAAGCTGCTTTTCATCATTGATGGATTTGATGAGCTCAGACTCACACAGGATGTTTATCACATGTCACCAAACACCGATCCGCTTCAAAAAGCCCCACCTGAGGTCACTCTTTGTGCCCTGCTGAGGGGTCGAATCCTGCCAGAGTCCTTCCTGCTGGTCACCACCAGATCTACAGCTACAGACACACTGGGTAAACTGCTCAAAGGACCTCAGCGTTTCACTGAGATTATGGGTTTCTCTGAGATGGGGGTGGAGGAGTACTTCAAGAAGTTTTTTCAGGATGAGGAACTCTTCAGGAAAGCATATGACTGTGTGAGAGCAAATGAAACTCTCATCACCGCCTGCTCCATCCCTGTCATCTGCTGGATCATTTGTACAACTTTCAAGGAACGATTTAAAGATGGTGCAGATGTAACAAGTGGACTAGAAACCACCACCTCCATCTACGTTGACTTTGTGTCCACTCTACTGGAATATCACTGCCAGGGTTTGAGTCAGTCTGTCCCGAGCCTGCTGAGGAGTCTAAGTCAGCTGGCAGAGAGAGGGATGCTGAAAAAGCAAGTGCTGTTTGATGAGGAAAGTGTAAATGAAACTGTAATAAACCCTGCTGGCAGTCCATTCTTGTGCAagttcctctttaaaagaaaaatccgcCAGGAGACCATGTTCAGTTTCATGCATCTCAGCTTTCAGGAGTTCTTCACCGCTCTTTACTATGTCCTTCTGGAAGAAGAAGAGTCCCAGAAGAAAGCGAGAGATCTATTATTCATGGATTCAAGTGGATGTAGTCCTCATGCATATCCTCCACGTTTTGGAGCTG
It encodes:
- the LOC127158668 gene encoding NACHT, LRR and PYD domains-containing protein 1 homolog isoform X3 — protein: MDQDSECARFVDAHWATLVQRVKMVMPIVDELRSGRMLEWEPYCKIRAADTNQEKMRELYEVLHSGGDKVKSAFYSQLVKQEPYLFRALGFTEYHTNSEKTQSSEISSVILKYKKQICSEYQYVTEYNSLPGEYVLLSERFTQPLILQRHRDQKEREEEICSSGESFQQVLNSRNSHKSSYFSSLFNPGDHRISPSAIILQGNSGNGKTLTVQKIMLDWASGDLYKERFDIVFHLKCKEINCIYGKKSLVEILSYSCSLTSDEISQILQQSPEKLLFIIDGFDELRLTQDVYHMSPNTDPLQKAPPEVTLCALLRGRILPESFLLVTTRSTATDTLGKLLKGPQRFTEIMGFSEMGVEEYFKKFFQDEELFRKAYDCVRANETLITACSIPVICWIICTTFKERFKDGADVTSGLETTTSIYVDFVSTLLEYHCQGLSQSVPSLLRSLSQLAERGMLKKQVLFDEESVNETVINPAGSPFLCKFLFKRKIRQETMFSFMHLSFQEFFTALYYVLLEEEESQKKARDLLFMDSSGCSPHAYPPRFGAVVQFAYGLLNKDVSRTLRKKHGLVVHSNTQASLKEWILKELRTDYPFGDRTLFWLHCLYELHEEDFVKEAMEAWKKINPSDTILRRTDCWALLYCSQCCQSMNELYITDSALKCETLSMILPALPRFWNLTFRLVDLSDSFLAELMCTLVRGRTLSSLCLGPDAHNNDCWSCSIYSLNLSVSEEICSIRIGTTWNEDPAASDILFSLTFPRSDLINIDWTKLTQILHQRDSDAFMYFLCSFCKLTKMKMKIGCLTKMWSFWTLQIVQNCPSLTELKVDADFLQEEVIKVLQRSYTRPACILGVHGFICNKQSKKCTNSNNWHQRCNQRVTIYVNSQGFSMENERTPLFWD
- the LOC127158668 gene encoding NACHT, LRR and PYD domains-containing protein 1 homolog isoform X2, with translation MDQDSECARFVDAHWATLVQRVKMVMPIVDELRSGRMLEWEPYCKIRAADTNQEKMRELYEVLHSGGDKVKSAFYSQLVKQEPYLFRALGFTEYHTNSEKTQSSEISSVILKYKKQICSEYQYVTEYNSLPGEYVLLSERFTQPLILQRHRDQKEREEEICSSGESFQQVLNSRNSHKSSYFSSLFNPGDHRISPSAIILQGNSGNGKTLTVQKIMLDWASGDLYKERFDIVFHLKCKEINCIYGKKSLVEILSYSCSLTSDEISQILQQSPEKLLFIIDGFDELRLTQDVYHMSPNTDPLQKAPPEVTLCALLRGRILPESFLLVTTRSTATDTLGKLLKGPQRFTEIMGFSEMGVEEYFKKFFQDEELFRKAYDCVRANETLITACSIPVICWIICTTFKERFKDGADVTSGLETTTSIYVDFVSTLLEYHCQGLSQSVPSLLRSLSQLAERGMLKKQVLFDEESVNETVINPAGSPFLCKFLFKRKIRQETMFSFMHLSFQEFFTALYYVLLEEEESQKKARDLLFMDSSGCSPHAYPPRFGAVVQFAYGLLNKDVSRTLRKKHGLVVHSNTQASLKEWILKELRTDYPFGDRTLFWLHCLYELHEEDFVKEAMEAWKKINPSDTILRRTDCWALLYCSQCCQSMNELYITDSALKCETLSMILPALPRFWNLTFRLVDLSDSFLAELMCTLVRGRTLSSLCLGPDAHNNDCWSCSIYSLNLSVSEEICSIRIGTTWNEDPAASDILFSLTFPRSDLINIDWTKLTQILHQRDSDAFMYFLCSFCKLTKMKMKIGCLTKMWSFWTLQIVQNCPSLTELKVDADFLQEEVIKVLQRSYTRPACILGVHGFVLFYHHTLFSIIRFIIIHLSFHAFLWRLELSNFKKNTMKEETPSKWYIYDLCGILYVF